ACGAGTTCCCATGGTCGCGGTTCATGTAGTACAGCTGTCGTGGTGTAAAAAGACGGTCAACAACAGGGGGCTTGCGGTGGTCCTCACGGGCCTCCCAGTATTCGTCCTCTTCGTGATACAGATCAGCAAAGGTGGAGGCAAGATGCTTCGCCCTAAGACAATCTTTCTCCATGTGCTCGTTGAGGCACAGATTCTCCATGAACGACGCAGAGTCGCCCCAGTGGTTGTTGACATAGTCGAGCTCTTCGGGAGCGAGGTAGAGACTAGCAGCCTGTCGTCTCTCCCTGTGCCGTACAAGTGTCTCCCGTGTCGGATCTATCTTGCTGGTATTGGACTTTTCGACGCCCAATGACCGACTATCGGGCTTTGCCGTGGAAACTCTTTCCTTCCGATACTCGCACTCAAGATACCTCTCCTGTTCACCTAAGGGCCAGTTGCTGCACATGTCTTCCATCATGACCTCATGCGACCAGACCCAGGGTATCCCTACCCGAGGGCCAACGGGGTAGCCACTGAGCTTTACAGAGTACATATGGGACGCTTGCCCGGGCCCAGAGTTGAGAAGAGCAGCCGTTTTGCCCTTTTTTCGACTTATAAGCTTGGCGGCAACTCTTGCAGTGGGCGCACAGACTTCGAGGTAGAAGTCGTCCGAAATCACGTTGCCAATGATATTGACGGCCCCCGCTGGCACATGGAGGACATTGCATAGCCGCAGGATACCGTGAGACCCTGGCCCCTTGGTTGTGAGCGAGGCTTTCACGGGGAGGCAGACCGTGCCGATGCCCACGACCTCGGACCGTTGCCCAAGACTACATGTATGGCTGGGGAAAGTGACGTAATCGTCACCGAACCATCTTCTGTCCCTCGCAATACTAGCTAGGTAGTCAGTATTCTGCTGCCCGTTTCATGTGTGGGACAAAGAAAGGGCTTCGGGGGCAAGAGTTGGAGCCGCGACGACAACTTACTGGACATTGGATAGAGTCGAAACTATCCAGTCTGGACAGGGGAGGGGATCCTCTTTGTCGATTTCAGCCATGTCTGCTGGGGAAAGAGATGTAGAAGTCGATCATTGTTTGGGCTTCCGCGCAAGTTTGATGGCCCTGGGCTATTATATGCATCATGAATGGTTCTTGGCATAGAATGGCGGTATGCGTGTTCCTCAATAGCAGATAGAGTATGTATCTAAAAGAGGTCAATGTTATGGTGGAGATAAGGAGCTGCtgtgctttcaatgttgttatTATTACTGGACGTTCAGCTACGTCTACCCCTGCCCGAGCTTGGGCGCCCGAGACATCCATCCAAAGGAATAAAGAAATTGGGTGAATAAATTTGTGCAATTATTCGCTACCCTGTATTAACCTGGCGAGGCGTTGCCGCCACGAGACAACAAACTTACATTCGCACGAGGAACTGAAAGTCTTGAAAGAAGTTGCTTGCAATGAATTTGTCGCTCTGTGTTCCAGGCTAGGTTAATAATGTATATTTTGTCTTTTATACTTTTGCATTGTCGTCATAATCTATGGCTTTGCCTCCAACTCCTATGGTATGAGATAAGTGTTCTTTTGCATCCAATCAATTCCTCCACTACTCGTAACTCCCGCTTCCACGCATTGGCCTGCACAGACGATGGTAGGTATAACAATAATGCGTTCTCTATTCTGACCCGTGTACCGCAGCCCTTGCCCTCCTCTTCTACCGCCTATTCTTCAGAAGACCCTGTAGATATGACGAGAACCCTTTCTTATCAGTGGATGTCGTCAATGATCGTAAAAACTCATCTCCATTAATACCCAGGGTGGGAAATAGCCCGTTTTGCAACTCCCGGATAAACACATCCCCTGTCTTTGTATAAATAGTTTGTTCGAGCCCGGCAATTTCGGTCAGCACCTGCCTTGTCTGAGCATCCTGCGCCGGACGGAAGCTGGGATTGCGCATGACTTCCCAGCAAACAGAGTGAAATCTATCAAGCATGAAGCGATCGAAGCCGGGGATTGCTGGTGCAGGGCCTGTAGTTGGTGCGACGGGGTTCTGCGAGATTGTGGCGACATCCGGTCCGCCCCATATGGCAGAGATTCGTGCCATAAGAGTGAATGCCAGCCGGCTGGGACCTATGTTGCCATCCAGAgtcttggccaactcggTTATAGATGAAATCATCGGCTCAAAGAAGCCCTGGTTAGCTTCACTGATGAGCACGCCGTCTAAGCCATTGTTCAGGATAATTTGCAGGAAGGACAGATACTCGCGTCTCAGCTCGGCAAGTTGTATCTCATCGTCAGTACCTGAAATGGGCTCGGATAGCCCACCAAAGATCCGCTGCAGTAACGGGGTGAGTAGAACGTTGAGAACGTCATAAATTTCTGCCTTGAAACCAAATACCACCTGGTCAAGCAAACGCaggaacatggccatctcaTCTTTGGATGAACTCTGCGAGAGTAGTCCCTCAATCCACTGGGGAAGCTGTGGAAGAACCGCGGAGCCAAGGACCCCAAGGAGTTTTGAGAAGGCTGATCGGCAAGCTGTGCGGATTTCGGCGGACGAGTTCAGCTGGTTGAGAGCAATCAAAATCGCTTCGGCGGCTCTGGAAAACTCGTCCGAGACAGCCTTGGCAGGCGGGGGAtggtggctggtggcggcAGATCCAGGGCTCCAGTCTGAAAATCCATGCGCAAGCGTGCCAAGTGCCATCACAATGTGATGAATCTGAAGAACAGCCTGTGCATCACCAGACTTGGCTCGTGGGAGATGCACCTCCATGTCTTGGAAAAGGGGATCCATGACCGATCGTGCATACATAGCCTGTTTGTCAGCCGGGGTACTATGGGTCGAAGAGATACAGCCAATTGCCTCAAAGAGATACAGCTGGCTATTGAACAAGGCATCTGCAGAGTGGTCCGACTCGTCAGATGACATgtcgtcatcggcatcctCCCCGGGGACTTCCGCCTTGATCGGCAAAAGATCACCGATAGAATGGATAACAGTCTCGGCCACGTTTCCAACCTGGCTGCGTAGTTGCTTGACGAAACGGTGAAAGAGGTACCAGGATCGGGTCTTGATACGAACGTGATCGTGGTGAACCAGTCGCACGAAATTCTCCAAAACTTGTGGAATATAGTCTGGGTGGCTTTCAAAAACGATGCAATAGCGGACGCATATTTCCATATACTGCAGAAGAATCGCGGGATGAGAGAAGTTGGCAATACCTTAAGGGATGGAAGGATTAGAATGAGTCAAGGTTTCAGCAAAAGCAAAGAGGCATGAACTTACCAGACCCAACCATCTTTTGCATCATCACCACGAGCCTTTCAGACGCTTCTGTAGATGGCTGATTTTTCGTGCCCAGACCTTGGTTTGGCAACGCTAGCTCTCCGAACAAGTACATCTCGTATAGTGCTAGATCAAGATCTCTCCAGTCCATCTCGGACCCGCGCTGGTCCAAAGTCTGGAAAGTGCTGGCGACAAGGTTGCTGAGCATGTTCATATACAGCTGTTGGTCGATGGCCGCAATGGTCTTCTGCAGGTTTTGCAACTTCCTACGCAGTTCCTGAAACTCTGCCTCGTCCGTTTGCTCGTCCTCGTTTCCCCATGTGGAGGTTTCATCGTATCGCATTTTCCGAATGATGGCATCCAAAATCGGAGCCAACATGCTAGAGTAGTCCTGCGGTAACTGACCAAGCTTGCGAAGAAAGGTAAGAAGGTCCGTAAGAGCGGGAATGATGGTCGAACAAACTTCGTCGTATTCGTCAGAGAAGAGTCGTAGAAGGAATGGGAGGAAGCCATGAAGGTGCTGCTTAGCCCTCTCTCTTGACTCCTCACCAATATGATTATCATCAAGTGCCTTGACGATGTCTGACATGACGGTGTTGACGAGCTTTGCAACAGCCTCGGCAAGATCCGTATCGTACTTTGAGGTCCCCTTATGGGTGCTCAAGGGGGCGCTGGCAATGAGCTGTCCAACAATGTCCTGTAGGTTGAGAAATGAAACTAGCTCCATCTTGTCGGCCGAGCGCATCTTCTTGCCGCAAATCTCCGTCAAAGTGTCAATGGCTGCATCTCGAACCTTGTCCTCGCCTCCCCCACTCGTGGTGCGGCCGACAAGTGGCAGCAGCAGGTTGATCATGTCTTGGCTCACAACGAGAGAGATGTCCATCCAGCTTACCCACTTGCCAATAACTTTCAGCACTAACTCTATGACGGCGTCGTTGTCGCCATACTTGTTGAGTATTTGCTTCCAAGACTCGGCGACCTTGTGCACATCTTGGGCTCTCAGCTGATCCTTGAGCTCGGTGTTTCTCTTGGCATCGTTACTTTGCCTTGACAATAACATATCGGCAATTTCGTCGTGAATCGAGGACAGGATTCTCAGATAGAAGAGAACACCGCTAACGCTGTCCCGATTACTTTGGAGTCCTGTCAGCCCCCAAAAGTCGTCAAGAAAGCTTTGCCATCCATCCTGGTAAAGAAAGACGAAAAGATAGGTCAAGGTTTGCGTAAGCTTGTTCTGAAGTGACGCTGGGTCTGGCTCCTGCTGAGCATCGGGGCCGTAGCTCTGGCGGACGTATTGGAGAAGCGTATATTTCAAGTACGATAAGCTTTCGGCATCAAGTCCCTGTGTATGAACGGCATAGTTTACGACCTCGAGACAGACCATTCGGACCACCTCGGACGACCGCGGAGCTCGGGAGAAGAGATTCGTACATGCTTGCCAGCCTTGAGGGTCGGATCGCAGTTGATTGAGATACTCAAAGGCCTGTTCTTTCACGGATTGATTGGATGTGGGGTTCGATAAAATTTCGACAGCATTCTCGACCTGGAGACAGCTCGAAGAGGAGCTCATGGTCAGTAAAAAAGATGATGCAGGAAGAACAGCTTGGTATTTTGAGGGTCCTGAGTGATTGCGAACAACACATCATCCCTAAGCAGGTAGGAAGCAGACTCGACGATGTCGGAGGTCAAACAAGCCAAGTGGCGGGGCAGTTCGACATTAATGCAAAAAAAGTTGACGATGCGGGCAGACAGGTCAGTCACCTACCTGTGCCTCCATGATGGCAGCAGGGCGCAGTTCCCGCCTCTAAGGGCTAGGGACGATGGAGATTCTCTTGTTTGAGGGAGTGAACGCTGCTATAATTCGGGCAGCCTTTTGTACACAACATGCGGCATGCTTAGGAAGGTTGGGTGACAACAAGGCTACCGTGGAGTCATCTAGATGCCTGGGTCAAGCGAGGAGCAGTCGGGCGGCTGATCCAGCACGGACGTGAAGCACCGGGATACAAGCCGCAGACCGACGACGGGTGTATCACCAGATTCACCTCTCCAGAGTAACCAGACGGCCTTGAAGTCGATGTGTGCGGCTTTATCTGCTGTGCCCAAAAAGTCGATGCAATCCTCGCGTGCTGATGTGGGGTATATTTtgccatcaacggcaacggAAGATATTCGGGCAAATCTGTGTGGCCGGAGTGTTGTGCGTACAAAAGGGCTACTGTGCAGCAGGTGGTAGATTGGCGTGCATTGCACAGTATCAAAAGACAAAACAGCAACACATCCGGTCTCTTGATTCCTaaccagaaaaaaaaaggtaagAAATAagaatattaaaaaaaccaATTGATGCTTAAACCTCTGCCCGTTGCTATAGTGTGGTCACTCTTTGACAATATCGACGCATCAATACGTACCTACACATCCATCCCACTTTTACTCGACAATCATCTTATGTACAATTGTGTCAACGCATGAGTCATCAATTTGGCTTACCTTTTATAACAAGAAGTCGGGCCCATTTATCTAGAAGATTCGAATTAGAACTAGCCAGCAAACCTACCAGCTACGACCTTTCTGTTCCATTGAAAAGTGCCCTTTTCTATGTGTGATTACCTGTACAAAGGCTTCAATGCTTTAAATAGATTcaatcaaggacaagaccacTCATACGATCCATAGTTGCCAATCATGGCGCGTAGAAGCAAGAGCCGAATTTTACGACAGAATGCGCCTGGCGTCTCTGCGCCAAGTGATGACTACCGAATCAACTCGTTGGATAACGCATATGTTTCCGTATGAAACTAGGTCGTGGCAGATCATCGGTAGGAAGAATGAGAATGACGACGAAGCATCAGGGGAACAGCGTACAGTAAGGCTGACATAGCTCGAATCCAAAAAAGGTATGCTTCTGGAAGATACAGCCTCGGACAGACTCAGGTTACCGTATTGTGGTGATGAGAACTTGGCCTCCCACTATTCAACGCCACGGCACGAGTAGCTGATGTTTGGGACGTCGTCCGCGTTTCCTCCATCTTTCGTTGATAGCCCATCTTTCGCGCACATCAGACTCACCAGTAACCCTAGTTGAACCCGCCAGGCGTATATCGACGTGAAGCACGCATTATGGAAACCATCTGAACAGGAGAGTAGGCGTCGGCAATGCTGCAGCTTGCATCTCACGACAGACGCCGATGGTGGAACAAGGACCTGCGCCATGCGAGTTTGATGAGCCTGTTTACAGCTGTGCCTTGCGTTTCATGCTGAGAGTCATTGATATTCTTTCATTTATGCACCTTTAATGTGTGTACGGAGCGATCCGTAAATGGGATCAAGTTGATCAATTTGACAAGCTCGCCCCGCATCAGCTGCATTTCATTGTTGAGCCGTGGGACCGAGGAATGTAGAACCGGAATGTAGCCCGGTGACAATGCAAGGCCGATACTCTGCGTGGAGAAAAAAATGGAATTCGGACGCGACCAGCTTCATTGTTTATTTTGCCGAAATACCAACCATTACTTCTTAATTCGTAGGATCAAGATCACCAACTGTTGTGGGTGTCGAGGATTGTCCTGTGATATGGAGGCACATGTCTGGGCTCGCTTAGTAGCTCTTAACTTACGAATAAAATATGTAACATCGAACGCGAGGTTTGCTGCAACTCAGACCATCAAGATTCCTGCAAAGTCGACTTCTGATGGCGGGTATTCGCAATACACACAACACAGACTTTCTTCTACGTGCCCGATTGCGTCGCTGGAACATGCCCAAGAATGACCATGACATCTCCCCATCATTACTAAACCCAAAAACAACAAACAGCAGGTGGTTTTGGTGTGGCCCCTTCTGCGGAGATGTCTGACAGCACAATGCCCCTGTGTGGCCGTGAATCCTGTCGGCGGACTATCCTGAGATGCAATTCTCGAGCCAAGTTTGCGCGATAGCTTGGAGATTTGCAGAGATGAAGGGTTTTGAAATTATTAGCAGGTACGAGGTTAGAGCGAGCCGCCGACAGAGTGAGTAGCGGGTGATTTTCAAGATCTCGTGTTGAGCCCAAATGTTGGTTTCCATTTCACCCAAGTTGCAGCAATAGTCATGTCAGGAACCTGTCAAGAATTACCTCACGATTGGAGACCGGCAAGTGCTTAGTTGCTCCTTGGTGCCAAATGAAGTTTTGCTGAAACATCGTGACCCGGTCCTTAGCAGGAAAAGCCTGAGCGTCAGATGGTTTGCTTGTCCGTGGAAGCGGCCCTAGCCAATACCTTGACCACATCTGATAACCAAGTAACAGCGGCTTTcgatgcaacattgaac
The DNA window shown above is from Metarhizium brunneum chromosome 1, complete sequence and carries:
- the LOS1 gene encoding Exportin-T, which gives rise to MSSSSSCLQVENAVEILSNPTSNQSVKEQAFEYLNQLRSDPQGWQACTNLFSRAPRSSEVVRMVCLEVVNYAVHTQGLDAESLSYLKYTLLQYVRQSYGPDAQQEPDPASLQNKLTQTLTYLFVFLYQDGWQSFLDDFWGLTGLQSNRDSVSGVLFYLRILSSIHDEIADMLLSRQSNDAKRNTELKDQLRAQDVHKVAESWKQILNKYGDNDAVIELVLKVIGKWVSWMDISLVVSQDMINLLLPLVGRTTSGGGEDKVRDAAIDTLTEICGKKMRSADKMELVSFLNLQDIVGQLIASAPLSTHKGTSKYDTDLAEAVAKLVNTVMSDIVKALDDNHIGEESRERAKQHLHGFLPFLLRLFSDEYDEVCSTIIPALTDLLTFLRKLGQLPQDYSSMLAPILDAIIRKMRYDETSTWGNEDEQTDEAEFQELRRKLQNLQKTIAAIDQQLYMNMLSNLVASTFQTLDQRGSEMDWRDLDLALYEMYLFGELALPNQGLGTKNQPSTEASERLVVMMQKMVGSGIANFSHPAILLQYMEICVRYCIVFESHPDYIPQVLENFVRLVHHDHVRIKTRSWYLFHRFVKQLRSQVGNVAETVIHSIGDLLPIKAEVPGEDADDDMSSDESDHSADALFNSQLYLFEAIGCISSTHSTPADKQAMYARSVMDPLFQDMEVHLPRAKSGDAQAVLQIHHIVMALGTLAHGFSDWSPGSAATSHHPPPAKAVSDEFSRAAEAILIALNQLNSSAEIRTACRSAFSKLLGVLGSAVLPQLPQWIEGLLSQSSSKDEMAMFLRLLDQVVFGFKAEIYDVLNVLLTPLLQRIFGGLSEPISGTDDEIQLAELRREYLSFLQIILNNGLDGVLISEANQGFFEPMISSITELAKTLDGNIGPSRLAFTLMARISAIWGGPDVATISQNPVAPTTGPAPAIPGFDRFMLDRFHSVCWEVMRNPSFRPAQDAQTRQVLTEIAGLEQTIYTKTGDVFIRELQNGLFPTLGINGDEFLRSLTTSTDKKGFSSYLQGLLKNRR